DNA sequence from the uncultured Cohaesibacter sp. genome:
TCAGCGCGCATCAGGGCAATGTCCTCGGCAGTTGCCCCTGCGCTCATGAAACCGGTCGATGTCTTGACGAAGTCGGCGCCAGCCTTGACGGAAAGCTGGCAGGCAAGTTTCTTCTCGTCGTCGGTGAGAAGGCAGGTCTCGATGATCACCTTGAGTGCCGCATCACCACAGGCTTTCTTGACCGCCGCAATGTCCTCAAGAACATAGTCAGAATTGCCAGCCTTCAGATCACCGACGGAAATCACCATGTCCACTTCCTGTGCGCCGTTGGCCACAACCCACTTGGTTTCCTCGCATTTGAGGGACGTCGGAATGGCACCAAGCGGAAAACCGATGACCGAGCAGGTCAGCACGGAGCTGCCCTTGAGCTGCTCTGCGACGAAAGGAATGTGAATCGGATTAACACAGACCGAACAGAACTTGTGCTCGAGCGCTTCCTTGCAAATCCGCTCCACCTCTTCGCGCGTCGCCTGCGGCGCAAGAATCGTATGATCGATATATCCTGCCAGTTCCTCCGCTGTCAGGTCGGCCCCGTGAGATGCCATGGTGAGTGACTCCTGTATTCCAACATGCAAAAACAACGAGTTGTTAACACATGTTACAATTATAACATTTACTGAGAGCATATTCACATATTGACGTCAATAGTGTCAATTTGTAAAAATACCTTGTGAAGAATATAACACCATTGAGACTAGCCAGCAGACGCAGATCGGCTATAAAGAGGCTCGGCAACTGGCAATATCGATAAGGGCTCAACCAAAAAGCAGACCGCTATGCAGACCCGACGACAAACCCGACTGAACCAACTGGCAAATGCACTCGAAGAGGGACGCGTTCTTCATCTCAAGGAAGCGGCTGGCATGTTGGGCGTGTCCGAGATGACCGTCCGCCGGGATGTCGCCTCTGCCGAGGACCGCTTTTCCTTTTTGGGTGGGCATATCGTCAGCACAGGAGAGCCCTCCTCCAGCCGCGCTTATTTTCTGCATCGTGAAAACAGCACGAACGTCGAGCAAAAGCGCGCAGCCTGCCGGGTAGCAGCGAGCCTCATCGAGCCCGGCGACGTGATCTTTCTGGATTGCGGCACTACCATGCCCTACCTCGCCTCGGCACTCTCGGCCACCATGCCACTCACCGTGATCTGTTATTCCGTCAACGTGGCGGAAATCATCTGCAAGAAACCAAATCTCAAGGTCATCCTGCTCGGCGGCGAATATCACCCCTCGTCCGCATCCTTTGCCAGCG
Encoded proteins:
- a CDS encoding DeoR family transcriptional regulator; translation: MQTRRQTRLNQLANALEEGRVLHLKEAAGMLGVSEMTVRRDVASAEDRFSFLGGHIVSTGEPSSSRAYFLHRENSTNVEQKRAACRVAASLIEPGDVIFLDCGTTMPYLASALSATMPLTVICYSVNVAEIICKKPNLKVILLGGEYHPSSASFASDESLEMLSKIGINKAFISAGGLHFQNGLSCSNFHEVRIKQMVMSRAESRILVLDSTKIGKVKAASFSALDGIDTVVTDPGITADQRAELIRANIKLVA
- the deoC gene encoding deoxyribose-phosphate aldolase, which codes for MASHGADLTAEELAGYIDHTILAPQATREEVERICKEALEHKFCSVCVNPIHIPFVAEQLKGSSVLTCSVIGFPLGAIPTSLKCEETKWVVANGAQEVDMVISVGDLKAGNSDYVLEDIAAVKKACGDAALKVIIETCLLTDDEKKLACQLSVKAGADFVKTSTGFMSAGATAEDIALMRAEVGPDLGVKASGGVRTKQDALKMIKAGASRLGASASIAIISG